A genomic window from Archaeoglobus profundus DSM 5631 includes:
- a CDS encoding 4Fe-4S binding protein: protein MPKRLVTVDLEKCVGCGLCVLACSRKFGYAGNDYSGILSVSLSGFERGATVIFCRGCEDPPCVQVCPTGALRKRKGGGVIYKEDLCIGCKNCVQACTIGAIFERRDGKIAVCVHCGYCVNFCPHGVLALKEVKA, encoded by the coding sequence ATGCCCAAAAGACTTGTAACCGTCGACTTGGAGAAGTGCGTTGGCTGTGGTCTTTGCGTTTTGGCATGCTCAAGAAAGTTTGGCTACGCAGGAAACGATTATTCGGGCATCTTAAGCGTGAGTTTGAGCGGCTTTGAGAGAGGTGCCACAGTGATATTTTGCAGAGGATGTGAAGACCCTCCATGCGTTCAGGTATGTCCAACTGGAGCTTTGAGAAAGAGGAAGGGCGGAGGTGTTATCTACAAGGAAGACCTATGTATAGGTTGCAAAAATTGCGTTCAGGCTTGCACCATAGGAGCGATATTTGAAAGAAGGGATGGAAAAATAGCAGTTTGCGTTCACTGCGGTTACTGTGTTAACTTCTGTCCTCACGGCGTTTTAGCTTTAAAGGAGGTGAAAGCTTGA